ttttttttctgaatttaGGTTTCTATATTTGTCGATCTTTTGTTCTTCGGTATTTTGAGTTTTGTATTTTGTATTATGATCATTGGTAATGACAGTGTTGATTTTGATATGCAGACATTAACATGTCGATAAAGAACGAGTTAGTTGCtggaaaaataaaacggaaaacAGTTGATACTTCTGCTGCGATTCACATAGAACGTTCACACGCTGATGGTGATTTCGGAATATCTAGTCATGAGGAAGGGAAGAAGCTGGCAACAAGTATAGGAAACTAGTTGTGAAATGATCAACCATCTTTTTTAGTTTATTATGCTAACTAATTTGGttctattcttttttttttcaaaatgtttTATAGCTAAAGATTATATAGTTGATAAACCCTTTGTGGTGTTTGTAACATTTGTTATGATTTCTTGCTTTCTATTACATTTATTGAAAATTACATCAACAGTAGTTTTGAGaagaattttttaaaatttaaagatGAATGATGCTTTGATGAatgggatgtgaatgctctaagtgaTTGCCAAAACATGTTGTAGTTATGTACTTATATTGCATGACTACAAAATCTTGTTTGATCCATTATGAGCTCGTTACTTATTCATTTAATATAGTTTTAGTATTGTACTTAGGTCGGGTGGTACTGATGGGGCTTTCATTACACCACATCAGTGACATGTAAGCAATGACACCCCCTTTAACAACCAATAAATGAGTTAAAGCCTCAcaatcagtggcggatctaggattccgaccaagcgggaacgttttataaataggcggtaacgaaatcgaaaaaacgtcaaatttttccaaaatttacactaaaaatgtcaaaaattttccgatcaagcggtagcggaggctcCCCCTTGATCAATGGTAGATCCGCCCCTGCTCACAATGACGCCCCCTATTTTTTTTGGTTAAAGTGTAAAGTGAAGTGGGCCCCACAAATCATTCGTTTTCCGTCGTTATTGTGCTCGTGATAGAGAGAGcagcaccccccccccctctcaatGATGACGTCACAATGGGGGAAGGGGTTATAGGTTACGGTTAATTAACGGGTTATTTTGTGCAACTCTACCTCAAGTTGTTAGTGCTAGTGGGCCTGGTAGTTACTCATTTGGGCTAAACATAAACCCAATCTAAAAGCCCACTAAACACGGTCCAAAACAGGAGTTGGTGACACAATCACCGTCACAGAAGTCATCAAACGCTGCGGCCTCGCCGGAAATAAATATACCTCCTCTTCTCCACATCACTCACTATTAGGGCTATTAACATCTCAGGTAATAACCTTTCTTTGCTTTATTTTCAACCTAGGGTTTCCAATTTGATCATCTATACTCATTTAGGTTTAATTGATTTCATTCCACCTGTAAAAGATATAAACACTCAAATCATCTGTCGATGATCCTATTCATATCGATCATCCACTTTCGTGCCCTAATTTAAGTGTTTGTTGTAGAGAATGTGACGATGATTTTCCTTTTTAGGTTTATTTTTTGAATTGGCTAAGGATTTATACCGCTGAGGGTTTCTGTCGGCTGAAGACGGTCTGCTTTCAGGTAGGCGCTTGTTCGGTTGATTATCGGTTACGATATTATGTCTTACAGTATGTTTTAGCTTGTTGATATGGCTACTCGAAGAAATATAACATTTGAACAACTAAAATTCTACCAGTATTGAAAAAAATCACAAGTTGAAGCATTAATATGTCCACTGCAAAAGAAGAGAAACTGAATCTAACAGATGTATGATAGAATGATAGCTACTGAACCGAGAAATGTTAGCTACGTGATTGATTTATGTCGCGTTGTTTAATATTTCCAAATCAATTATTGACTGGTTAACTAGAAGAATGCCAATTCATCTATAAAACGACATTTGAATTTTATGACGACTGTCGAGTGGACTTCATTTGATTCTCAATCTGTGCTGTGTTTTTGACTTTTTTCACTGTCGAAGGTTTGTCACTGCTCTCTTTTGTTGATCGGCCCTGCATACGCCTCAAATGAGATTGTACATCATTTACGTTGATTGGTAATTCTGTAACGATGAATGGATAACTGGCACACTTTGTTATTGCTTGATTTCATAATGGTAAAATTTAGGATTTAGGATAGCGGTTGTAAGATTATGTTACTGCTATGGGAAGTTAAGGGGCATTGTCTATTATAAAAAGTGTGAGCTTGTTTATAGTGCTGGTATCTGAACTTTTTGGTCCTCGATGAGTACAATTGTGTTTTGAGTCTTTGAGATATATCTTGTAGGTTATACCACATGGTATGTAGCGTTGGATGTTTTGTAGGGtttaaagcattgtttttctatttttaggGGTTATAGTGCATTATTTATTAATTTGGGGTTTGGTTATAACTTAGTAAGATGTAAGGGGACAGGGGTTAAGTTGAAACATGTACAATTATAAATACGGTGTCGGTTCGGCAGCCGCAACACAAAAACCTAAATCATACATTTGAAGAGGGGAAGAGTTAGGGCTTGAAGGagaattaaaaattaaatattaaatatgcAGATTATAGAATTTGATATGGAGACTATAGAGTCGGCGATCGCAGCAAGCAGATCAGCGTACTGGTTCTTTATATTTGTTTGATATGTGTAGTTTGATTTGCTCTGCTTCCTTTtatgtttatttgatttctttcTCATTCAGTTAGTTACTTTATTGATTTGGTTTGTGCACTTATATAAATTCCATTTGAGTttgctcaaaaaaaaaaaaattttgtggtAGGATTTTTAATTGAAAGACGAGATCTATCATGATTGTTCCTAAAATCCCTGTTGTGTTTATAGAAGGTCTAGTTTTTGTGACAAAGAGCTCTGTCTAACAGATATGTCAATCTTTTAACAAGTTTTTTAATTTCTAACGGGAATTAATGACGAATTTCGGAAGTTATTTTTGATCTTTTTGACGGTAAAGTTGTGTAAACATTCCATTTGGATGAggcttttttttttgtaaaattactTTTGATATATAAAATATTTGTTGCTTTTTTTGGTAATTGTTAAGAGTTGCTGTATACTTTAGAACTCAATCTTTGTAGAAAATGTTACTTTCTTATATGTGAGTACGTAACTGCATGATTCATTCGGTAGTAGTCTACAGTCTACATGAATTGTTTTTACGAATTTGTGTTATGTACAGTAATGCTCTATATGTTTTGAAATTTGATTTGAGTAACTATGCCGGAGTCAATTTGACTTGTGCGATCCTTTTGAGTTCTTATTGTTTTGGATTGTACATTCAAGGTTTAAAAGAATGGAAAcaagtttcgaggcgttttcccttcgcctcacgaggcgtaagcctcgaggcgaacCGTGGCGTAAGCCCGAGGcagaattaaaaaaataataagaagAAATTTATAtttcttataaaaataataacaataatactaactaaattcatcatcaaaagcatcaaaaacacacacaaaaaatacgtaaattgcttgaaattgacacaaaaagtcaaaaacatcaaaaaacaaATGTCAAAAACCCCTGAGGCGCATCCGTtttagcgcctcagcccctctgaggcgcaCATACAATATAAACCCCCTAAGTCGCGCCTCAAAATCTTTTCTTGGGAGTTTCGCCTCGAGGCGCACGCCTCaaccgttttttaaaaccatggttacACTACACGGGGATGAACCGAATGATGTGCTATGCTTATTGTGCCTTTCATCTACATCTTTATAACTGGATCATTTTCACATTTATTAAATGCACAGGTTGGCAGGAGCCCAAAGTGACCCTAACGAGTTGCAACCTTGGATAAGTGAAGAAATCAATGGTGGTCTAATTTGGCGTTGTTCAACAAGTATGCCAGGCATACCTTTAGTTTCTCGTGAAGCCAAGTATGTTTATCTTGCATTTTACACTATTTATTTGGGCAAATAAGCTTTCTTTAGATACTTTATGGTGTTCATAGCATGCGTGTACTTATTAGTTTGTGTTTCTTGTCATTATTATTATTGTCGCGGTTGTTAATTGTTCTCCATGTTATTTTTTTGTCTGATGGTTACACTATGGTCCTAATACCCTTTTTATATTCTGAAGTAGTTGCTAAAACTGTTTGCattaaaaaaaatttcttttcCAAAATGAAGAGACAAAATCACTAATTTGACACAAGACGTCATATAAAGTTGTTTTCTTAGGAAACATATTGTGTTACTTATAGGAAGCGATGCAAGTTATATGCTTATTACGTTCCTTTCAAGTGCTTGTGCATTGTAAAGATTGCATTATATTGCTTTGTTCTTTGTAAAGATTACATTTTATTTACTTGCGGATTAAATTCATTGATGCATGTTGTATTCTACTTTTGTTTTCAGCTATTCTAGAGACTcagaaattcgggttcatttgtcTGAAGAAGAACAAAGGGCAGCTGAAGAAAGCCTCTCAGTTTATTGCAGGCCTGTAGAATTTTACAACCTTCTTCAAGTCCGGGCCAAAAACAATGTATTTTACCTTTTTTTTGTATCATTCTTCATCTTCATTTTTTATTACAAAAGATGAATATTAACTGTGGGTATGATTTTAACGCAGCCATTATTTCTAACAAGATGTTTGCACTACAAGATAAAAGAGAAGCACAAGAGAAGGTAACCGATACGGCGATACTACACAATCTCACAGCTTTTTCAACTAATCATTTTTATATTCTTGGTTTGTATACTGTTTGTTGATTTGCTTGTGTTTTTATCTAGGGTACAAGTATCGGTATCTATAAGTAGACCGATTGATGGTGGACTGCAAACGCAGTCTCTTTATCCGTTGTATATACTGTTGGCAAGATCGGTGCCTACTCCTAATGGGGAGgtatattttaaattttgtatatatttttggGTTAATTAAATAACACTATCTTTTTTTCTTAGAATGTTATACTCAACTAAGTTCTCTAATGCCGCATGTACACTTTCTTGGTCTGCTTTTTAGACGATGCGATCTAACTGTTATCGGTTCAAACGAGCCTGCAAGTTGACTGCTTTTAGAGGAGCCGAGACAACGAGTTCATCTCGCGCCAGATTTATTCTTCCCGAGATTAATAAATTATCAATGGAAGTAAAATCTGGTTCTCTTGCTATGCTGTTGGTTAGCTGTGGTATGGCACAAATGCACAATTGTTAGTTTGATTTTATTCAGAAGaatattgtgttttatttttagttGTTAACATCTATGAATTTTGCAGCTGATATAACAAATCCAACAGCGATTGATCTAACAAAGGATCATATGTTTTCTCCATGTAAGATATACTTCATATTATTGATATCATGGGCATATATGATATATCGTCTTCAGTGTTCAGTTTCTTGTATCGATTTCTTATCTATAATTTGGTCATGCTTGGCAGCAAATGACGGTTACTGTTTAATGGGGAAGATTCCTATTGATTTTCTTCATTTTTCACGGGAGAAATCGCCTAACATAAGTTTAGGAGAGCGAGCTCAGTTTATCTCAACCGTTAGCTTGAAATCATGCTATATGAAGGTAAGCCTTTTAAGCATATTTCATGAAGAGTTTGTTATGTTTATTTTCCTCAATCTCGTTGATGGGTGTTGGATGGGTTTGCAGTTGAGTTGTACAGACAGTGAGAAAAGCCTATCGTTTCATTTTCCCCATAATTCCGAAGCTGTGGTATGTATCGTCTTGACTTAATGCTTTGTGGTGTGATTTTTTTGAGCTTATTTAATGATTATGTTCTTACTTGCGACTGTGCCAATTTATGATTACCGCAGAGTATATTGCAGCAAGTACCAGTTATTATAACAGCAGAAGAGCTTGGGGCGAAAGATATATCGCCTTATGACTTGTATTCATACAACAACATTCCTACTGATAAACTGTCTCAGGTCATAAGGTAATtgatgtttacttttatgttaccGCTAGTATTTCCTTTATCATCAtctaggcctgtaaatgaaccgaacgaacacgaacatagaacacgaacacgaacacgaacacgaacatataatcgaacataattttttgttcgtgttcgttcattaagaaatcgtgcatgttcgtgttcgtttatgttcgttcatttaaagcctaaacgaacataaacgaacacaaacgaacataaacaaaaaaaacttAACTGAACATAattgaataaacataaattaacatgattgaagaaacataaacgaacacaaatgaatgtaattgaacaaatataaacaaacacaatttaacattagtGAACACAAACGAACAAGTTTAGTATATTACAATTCATCTGGAAACACatctaaattagggttcatagacACTAAATTAAGTagctttttttatataaatattaagtaaaCGATCAGTTacattttaaaatttcatttttataactagaaaactcaattactaattagttatatttatataagtagttagaaaacctaatatttatatacatataactatttatgtatttactaaaatttaaacgaacataaacgaacgtaaataaacgaacgttcacgaacataaatgaacgaacacaaggtgtgttcatgtttgttcatttaattgaacgaacaaaattttttgttcgtgttcgttcgtttattagataaacgaacataaatgaacgaacacaatgtgtgttcatgtttgttcatttaattgaacgaacaaatttttttgttcgtgttcgttcgtttattagaaaaacgaacataaacgaacttcccgccgaacaagttcacgaacagttcatgaacgttcggttcgtttacaggcctatgACATCATCTGTGGCTTCTGGAATTGAAATCACAATTTGTTATAATTTGGTTGTCAGGCTAAGAACAGGAAATGTCATATTCAacttcaaatactacaacaataTGCTGCAAAGGAGTGAAGGTACCTCATGTTTATTCGATATAAATATATAATCTCTGAATATAATATCTTGTTTGTGGCTGTTTTTCAATTGAAACCGTAGGGTTTCAACTTTTCTTGATTGGTTTCGTGGTTTTTGAAACATGAGCACTTTTTTTTTTGCAGTTACAGAAGATTATTGTTGTGCTTTCTGCTTGCTAAAATGTGCAAGTTACAAGGTAAATATGGTTCTGTTTGAACTTGGCTGTTTATAAATATTGGTATGATTATGATATGCATATCTTCTTGATGTCTTTCAGGGCCTGAGATATCACTTGCTCGCCTGTCACGATCTTTTTAACTACGAGTTCTGGGTTGATGAGGATTATCAAGTTGTGGTTGTATCTCCTACGACCTCCACTTCTGAGGTCATAATGTTGTTTCCACTCTTTTAAAGTTCGCTCATCGAGATTTTTAAAATCTCGATTTCAGACAgtaattgtgttttttttttcttttcttctggAATACAGATTTTCGGCAGAACGGTTGATCCTAGAGAACAGTCATTTTTCTTTTGGCAAGTGGTTTgctcttgttttttttttttaagttttttactTTTTAATACATATCAATGCATTTAACTTATATGAACGTAACTCCAATTTTCACAGCCATAAGCCCTCGAGAAGCAGAAAATCCGGGAGACAAAATCAAGCGGGTCAACTTGCATTGGGTTCACATATGCCTCCAGCACTTGGTGACTTTTTGTTACAACTTTTGTTAGTTTCTTTTGAATATGTTAGATATTTTTTCTTCTGGATTTCAGGTGTTTCTGAGCGTATGGATTGTGAAATATACAGTCCTAACGCTGTAGGTGTGTCGAGTGTTGCTGGTATCACATCATGTGGACCCGAATCTACTTCCCAATCAGTACCAGGAAGCAGCAGCATTGCACCAACCGCACTCTTGCAATTTGCAAAAACTAGAAAGTTATCAGTCGAACGTTCCGATCCTAGAAAGTATGTTGAtgaattttatttatattttaaacgagttaaatgccattttagtccctgtggtttgagccattttgtcagtttagtccaaaggtttcattttttacatgtgggtccaaaaaggtttcatcgttgccattttagtccactgggttaacttcatccattttttctgttaacgagaagggcaattcggttattttatatgtaattctgttaactagaagagcaatttggccatataaaatgaccgaattacccttctcgttaacataaaaaatagataaagttaacccagtggactaaaatggcaacagtgaaacttttttggacccacaggtgaaaaatgaaacctttggactaaactggcaaaatgaccaaaaccatagggactaaaatggcatttaactctattttaAACACttctatatattttaaataatttattCTTCTTGTTTTGCAGCCAAGCGCTGTTGCATAGAGGCAGTTTCTTTCATTCTCATAGAGCTCAGGTCACATTTTTCCCCGTATTTCTTTATTGTCGGTAAACAACTTTAAACCTCACCATCACTATCTTAATCTGTTTTTTTCCTTTTAAATTCTCTATGTTTAGCCAATGGCACCAGAGTACGTGTTTGGCGATGAAGATAGTGAGGATGAGGTTGATGATGACGTTGCTGATCTTGAAGACCGAAGGGTATGTTCTGTTTAAACGCATACCAAACTAACAAATAATAACAATTACTGATAACactaataacaaattataaataTTATGAATATCACATTTACTTTTGATACATTTCAGATGCTTGATGACTTTGTCGATGTTACGCAACACGAGAAGCAAATGATGCATCTATGGAACTCATTCATAAGAAAGCAACGGTAATTCATAAAACTCATCTGTATACAGTATATAATGTAATATGTGTTTTTGACTTTGAATTTGTTCGTTTGTGGTGGTGTTAGGGTGCTAGCGGATGCACATGTTCCCTGGGCTTGTGAGGCATTTTCAACCCAGCATGGAGAAGAATTTATCCGGAACCCAGAAGTACTCTGGTATCTATAACAGATTATCTCGATTCGGTTTTCATTTAAGATAACGTCTACTTGAATAAGCTCATAAATATGGTaatttagggctgcaaacgaaccaaacgttcggtgaacagttcatgaaccgttcggcgggaagttcgtttgtgttcgttcgtttattaaacaaacgaacacgaacaagaaatttcgttcgtttagttaaatgaacaaacatgaacagatgtcgtgttcgttcgtttatgttcgtgaacgttcggtaacgtgttcgtttgtgtttgatagtacattagtgtttttagtttttatatttatttaaatacttcaaagttatgacaaattaaatatctaataagtgtcggtgtattatatattctgttcatgaacgattgtttgtgtttgtttatttccatttgtgttcatgaacattagtttgtgctcatttttgttcgtgaacgttcgtttttgttcgttacctaaaattaacaaacaaacacaaacgaacacgaacaagttcatttccttaacaaatgaacacgaacataaaatctcgttcgataagtgttcgtgaacggttcgcaaacacatatatttcttaacaaacgaacacgaacaaagtcttgttcgtgttcgttcggttcgtttgcagccctagatGGTATTACGAAAATTTTTAATTTAAGATATAATTGCATAACCTGTAAATTGTGATTTGCGGCAGGTGTTGGAATTTGTtcatgattaagctatggaaccATGGTCTTCTTGATGCTAAGACGATGAACAGCTGTCACTTGATACTAGAGAACTTTCGGGAGCAAAATCGAAGCCAACCAACCAACTGATTCTTCTGAAAACGAAAATTGATGATGCGTTTCGATATAATTTTTTTCATATTAGTGGTAAGAACACAGTATATGTTAGCAGTTTGAGCGGAAGTTCATATTGTTGTGTTGTTATGCGGTGGACATGGGTTCTGATGCTTGGTTTAGCAATTCATACATTCTTTGGTTCCGGTTGTTGCTGGAACCATAAAGTTATGAACGTCACATAACCAAtcaaatgaaatcatgtactttTTAAGGCGCATACCTTTTGTATATGGttcttaggctatagggtgtggttggagccccTTGGGGCGCTATAGATGCCCAGCTGGCTTGGGTGGcgcccccacaccctccagccttaccAAGCATTTGTTGTTAGATTAATTCGGCTTTTGAAGTATCTCCTTAGTCTTGTTGGCCTAACATCAAGTTGTAGCGGATGGCAAAATTGTGCTTGCCAAACAATGCCGTTGTATCCATAACAACAAATTATGAATTCGGTTTATATGTAGCTCAATAAACCGAGTAAACATAGTAAACCATACTTTATACTCGGTTGAATAAACCCAATTATATGAATTCGTTGTATTCGATTGCAGCCGAAAACCAAACCAAATTCAAATATGGTTTGTTATCCAATGATAGAAGTAATTATATTCCGTTTAGTTTGGTTCgatttttgatttaaaaaaaattccaACCGAATAATAGGAACCAAATATTCGAATAAACCCAAAAAGAACCGATGGACATAACGGTTCCAAGTTGTTTGAATTATTTTTGTCATAATTTTGTTCAAATTTAACATGTGAAGGGACTTTAATGTTCTAAAAATTGTTGAGGGATTTTTGTGAGACAAATTAGAAAGTATGCTGGTTTTTTACGTACAAAAAATTGTTGAGTGacttttataagaaaaattaGAAAGTATATTGATTTTTTTATGATATTTCCCTTTTCAATAAGAATTTTATTACACATATTGAGTCAACTTGGTTTAAAGTGCCATCCATCAAATTTTGCCAAGTTAGATAGCAAAATGTTGaattttttaaaacttaaatttatgattttttttcttGGTTATTACATAGGCTCTTAAAGAGAAAGGTCGGTGATATTTTCACTTCTAACCTCTCAAACTTTTGACATGAAACACTATTAACCTTCATCTTTAAGTAAGTTATAAACATTCGCATTTAACTTTTGGTAATTGACAACTTTGACCCTCAAATCTTCTCCAACTTATTAACATTACTCCTCCTAACTTTTGACAATTGATAACTTTGACTCTACAACCTTTTCTACTTACTTGACACCTCATTTTGTTGAAATAACTTTTATGACTTCACATCGTAACGTGCGACACATTataacattttttattttatctgTGGCTAACCATATTaatgtttatattatttttacgaCTTTACACAACTCTTTAAATTAATTTTATGACTTGTCC
Above is a window of Helianthus annuus cultivar XRQ/B chromosome 14, HanXRQr2.0-SUNRISE, whole genome shotgun sequence DNA encoding:
- the LOC110905013 gene encoding polycomb group protein EMBRYONIC FLOWER 2, translating into MPGIPLVSREANYSRDSEIRVHLSEEEQRAAEESLSVYCRPVEFYNLLQVRAKNNPLFLTRCLHYKIKEKHKRRVQVSVSISRPIDGGLQTQSLYPLYILLARSVPTPNGETMRSNCYRFKRACKLTAFRGAETTSSSRARFILPEINKLSMEVKSGSLAMLLVSCADITNPTAIDLTKDHMFSPSNDGYCLMGKIPIDFLHFSREKSPNISLGERAQFISTVSLKSCYMKLSCTDSEKSLSFHFPHNSEAVSILQQVPVIITAEELGAKDISPYDLYSYNNIPTDKLSQVIRLRTGNVIFNFKYYNNMLQRSEVTEDYCCAFCLLKCASYKGLRYHLLACHDLFNYEFWVDEDYQVVVVSPTTSTSEIFGRTVDPREQSFFFCHKPSRSRKSGRQNQAGQLALGSHMPPALGVSERMDCEIYSPNAVGVSSVAGITSCGPESTSQSVPGSSSIAPTALLQFAKTRKLSVERSDPRNQALLHRGSFFHSHRAQPMAPEYVFGDEDSEDEVDDDVADLEDRRMLDDFVDVTQHEKQMMHLWNSFIRKQRVLADAHVPWACEAFSTQHGEEFIRNPEVLWCWNLFMIKLWNHGLLDAKTMNSCHLILENFREQNRSQPTN